The genomic segment GATGATGCGTTCCTTGAGGGCCTTATGAAGCTGTTCCAGGCGGGTAGTACGATCGGTCATAGGGAATTCTTCCGGGGTCATTAATAACGTCGTGTTTGTTCGGACGGCGCGGGATCATAGCAAAATTGTACGTATACGTCTTAATACAGATGATCATTATCAAGCACTGACCACAAAGTTCCTGGCGGGAGGTTATACGTGCAATTCATTATCCTGTTAAAGCCCGACTATTTTACTTGGTCTTTTAAGTTCCTGCGAACTCTCCTAAAATAGAGACTACATTTGAAAACAGGTAGGAAGCATGGCTTTGGTAACTGTCACTGATTCCGCAAGGGACTATCTTGCGCAACTGATTGAAAAGCAGGATGTCGAGGGTATGGGCGTTCGTATTTTCGTCACCCAGCCGGGTACCCGCAATGCCGAGACCTGTCTGGCCTATTGCCCGCCAAACGAAGTCGTCCCTACAGACGAGCAGGTTGATCTGCAGAAATTCACCCTGTTCCTGGACCATAACTCGGTACCTTTTCTGGAAGACGCCTACGTGGACTACTCCAAAGACCAGATGGGCGGCCAGTTGACCATCAAGGCGCCGAACGCCAAAGTGCCTCAGGTGTCTGATGATGCGCCCCTTCCTGAGCGGGTGAACTACG from the Marinobacter sp. LQ44 genome contains:
- the nfuA gene encoding Fe-S biogenesis protein NfuA, producing the protein MALVTVTDSARDYLAQLIEKQDVEGMGVRIFVTQPGTRNAETCLAYCPPNEVVPTDEQVDLQKFTLFLDHNSVPFLEDAYVDYSKDQMGGQLTIKAPNAKVPQVSDDAPLPERVNYVLASEINPNLAAHGGDVSLVEIVEESVAVLRFGGGCQGCSAVSLTLKQGVEKTLKERVPEITAVRDVTDHSNTENAYYQ